A window of Clostridium novyi genomic DNA:
ACAAGCTAAAGCTTTGTGTGCAAATTGGAAAGAAAATCCTTCAGAAATTTATTATAAGCTTATAAAAGTCCTTATAAATGATATTAAATAAGATATTATATATATGTCATACCAGTAGGTTCTCCTCCTATGGATATGACTTTTTTATTTTCTTCTATTAAATTAGCCTTTATTAATAGATTATTATAATTATCTCCTACATATATACTATCTCCGAGTTTTATAATTCCGCTAGGCATCCCCCCAACATTTATTTTATTTATCTCTTTATAATTATTAATATCCACTATGCTTACTGTTCCTTCTCCAAAATTAGATACAAATGCGCATGATGAATTTATATACATGTCTACAGGATATTTCCCCACTAATATCCTATTAAATAATTTTAATCCCTTTAATGAAACAACACTTATATTTCCCCTTATATCACCACCCATATTACTCTCACAAACTATAATATGTTCACCATCCACTGTAAATAGTGCTTTTGTTGGATAAGCTCCTACCCTTAATTCTTTTACATTATTACTATCTTCTAAATCAATTAAAGTAATGCTATTACTTTCAAAATTAGATATAAGTATAATTTTCTTTTGTCTATTAATTTCTATACTCTTAGGAAAATCTCCACATGGAATTTCTTCTTCTATAAGATTAGTATCTAAATTAAATACTACAACATAATTAGAATCTCCACATATTGCATAAGCCTTATTTTGATACACTACAACATCATTACAATTCATACCTATAAAATAACTATCTAATTCTCTTTCCTGTTTTTTATCAAATATGGATATAGTATTACTATAAATGTTAGCTACAAGTAGCTTGTCTTTATACTTACAAATGCTATGAGGTCCTACTTTTTCAAAGGTGGAAGATTCAAAATGTATTTTTCTATCTTCTTTAAATTCTTCTATATCTACGACAGATATATTATCTGAATGTGTATTACATACATATAGTTTACTCATATTCTCACCCCCTCACAGTATAATATGTAAATAATTATAAATATGGTATTATCCTTTCCAATTTTTTATAAAAGTTTACTTGTGATTAACAAACGAATCTTTTATAATATAAATTAGAATTTTAAAGGAGATGATATTTTGTATACATATAATCCAAAAGGTGTTTGTTCAAAGGAAATAAGCTTTGAAATTGAAAATAATAAATTAAAAAACATTTCTTTCGTGGGTGGATGTGATGGGAATTTAAAGGGAATTTCAAGTCTAGTTGACGGTATGGATATAGATACTGTAATAAAAAAACTTCGTGGAATTAACTGTAGAGGGAAAGGTACATCATGTCCTGATCAATTAGCTAAAGCTTTAGAAGAAATTAAAAAATCTGAAAATCTTTAATTTTAAAATAAAAATAGGAGCAGGATACACCAAAATCTCTATATTATAATCTAATCTTTAATTATCCTTATCCTATTTTTAATGCTTTAATTGTTAAACTCAATCTATTTTTTAGATACATATTTATTATCTTTTATATAAAATCTTAAAAGATAATCTTTTGCTTCTTCAGCATAATCAATACCTATTCTTTTTGATGATACAACCTGAAATTCTTCTTTATTGTCCAGTATATATATTCTATCTAAACTTAAATCTTCCCCATTAAATTCTTTCGTAATATTCATAGCCATACAAAGTTTTCCTGGACCATTTGTTATATTCTTTTGCTGATACTTAGTTAGCTCATTAAACTTCTTTTTAAATCTATTAAAACTAAACTTATCTATATTACTTATAGGTTCTACCGCCCTTATAAGTACCGCCTGTGGTACTTCCTTATGAGAAGTAACTATATTTAAACAATTATACATACCATATATCTGAAATACATATACACATCCTCCATCTTCATACATAACTTTAGTTCTTTCCGTTCTCCTTCCACCATATGAATGCGCTGCTTTATCATTAATTCCTAAATATGCTTCTACCTCAACTATCTTAGCTATTATTTTTTCATTATCTTCATTAATTACAATATACTTACCTAATAAATCTTTAGCTACCTGTATAGTATCTCTTCTATAAAATTCCTTATTTAATTTATCCATTAAAACTCCTCCTTTGTAAAATACTTGCAAAATATTTTATTTTTTAGAAACACTTTTTACTTATATTACATATTATGTATTGATAGGACAAGCCGAGAAGTCCTACCTTCCATAATATCTCCTAATGAAAGGAGGGGTATTTATGGCTGGTTACCGCCCATACCCTTGCTATGATGATGGTCTTTGGATAATACTTTTACTGATAATATTATTCTGTGGTGGCATTGGCTTTGGTGGCGCTGCATGTGCTCCACTATTAAACTACTGCTGCTGCTGTTGTTGTTGCTAATAGCATTTCATTGAGCGGTATATTTTTTAAAATATACCGCTTTATTATTATATAATTTGATGATATAATCAGTTGAGAGTTTAAGTAAAAGGAGGCATATATTTATTGTGGAAAAATAAAATTCCTTATATAAACCTAATACCTATTTTTATTATTATAGCCTTTATCTTTAAAGCAATTAATAATATAGAAATTTTAGCAGGCTCTTTTGGTGTTATATTAGCTATACTAACCCCATTCTTTTGGGCATTTGGAATAGCATACATATTAAATCCTTTAATGATGTACTTTGAAAAAAAGTTTAATTTTAAAAGAAACTTTAGTATACTTATAGTATTTTTATTACTTATAGGATTTATAACATTAACAGTTACTATTATTTCACCTGCTATTATAAACAATGTTGACCAATTAGCTAATAATATACCTACGTATGTAAGAAAAACTCAAACTTGGTTTTACGAAACAATAACAAGATTTAATTTATCAAATAATACTACACTTATACAATTTGCCAATAAGAGTTTATCAAACATAACAAATGCATTAACTACTTCACTAAATTCTTTTCTTAATGTGGCATTAACTAAAGCCATAGATATAACTTCTTCATTCTTAAAAATGATATTTGGTTTTATAATATCTGTTTATATATTAAAAGATAAAGAAGTATTTCAAAAGAATATAAAAGATTTTTTATATTCTATATTTAAGAAAAAGTCTGTTGATTCTTTTCTCATATTTGGTTGTGAAGTAAACACTATATTTTCTCAATATATTATTGGTAAATCTATAGATTCTTTAATAATTGGTCTATTATGTGCTATTGGTCTTGGAATATTAAAAACACCTTATGTATTATTAATTAGCTTACTTGTTGGACTAACCAATATGATACCTTATTTTGGACCATTTATAGGCATGATTCCTGCTGTTTTAATAACACTATTTTCTAGTCCTATTAAAGCATTATGGGTATTCATATTTATACTTGTACTTCAACAATTTGATGGATGGGTTCTAGGTCCTAAAATTTTAGGAGATAAAGTAGGCGTAAGTCCATTTTGGATAATACTAGCTATTACCGTAGGTGGTGGTACATTCGGAGTATTAGGTATGTTCCTAGGAGTACCAATAATAGCTGTAATAAAAACACTACTTCAAAAATTCATATTAAAACGCTTGAATAATAAAAATATTAAGAGCACTTAAAAAAAGCCGATTTTATCATATAAAATCGGCTTTTTTCTAATTTTTAACTATAACTTTTCTCATATCTCCTATCATATAAAGTGAACCAGATATTAAAAGTAAATCATCCTCTTCACAGTATTTAAGTGCAGTTCTATAAGCATCTTTATAACTTTCTACAACTTCACAATTTTTATTATATTTTTTTACAACTTTCATCAACTCTGTTGCAATTTCACCTCTTTCACTATTAGGAGTTACACATATAACTTTTTGAGCCATAGGTGTAATTGCTTCAACCATATTTTCTACTTGTTTATCAGCTAAAATACCTAAAATTAATATAATATTTTTATATTCTAAATATGTATTAATACTTTCTTTTAATTTTTTTATTCCATCTATATTATGTGCACCATCTATAACAATCAAAGGCTTCTTATTTAATATTTCAAATCTTCCCATCCATTTTACTTTTAACAATCCTTCTATAATAGATTTATCCTTTACTAAAACCCCTAATTCTTTTAATTTTTCAATAGCATATATTGCAGTAGCACAATTTAATAATTGATGTTTCCCTAAAAGAGAAAGATTTATATAATATCTTTGACTTTTAGTATGAATAATAATATTTTGTACTCTTCTTTCTTCTTCATTTAAAATTTTATCACTACAACTTAAAAATTCAACACAATCACCAGGTACTTTTATAAGCTCTGCTTTTTTATCTTTGCATACATCTTCTATTACTTTTCCAACATTTTCTTGTTGAGGATATAATACAGTAGGTACTTTATATTTTATTATTCCTGCCTTTTCATATGCAATTTCCCTCAAATCGTTTCCTAAAATATTCATATGATCATAACTTATAGACGCTATAACACTTAGTATTGGTTTTATTACATTTGTTGAGTCAAGCCTTCCTCCAAGTCCAACTTCTATAACAGCATAGTCTACACTTTTTTCAAAAAAGTATAATAATGCAGCACAAGTTATTATTTCAAATTGAGTGGGATAACTATAACCTTCTTTTATTATTTTAGTTGCAGCTTCATATACTTTTGTAATTTCGTAGGCTAGATCTTCTTTTGATATTTTAGTATTACTTATCTGTATTCTTTCCTCAAATTCCTCAATATATGGGGAAGTATACATTCCAACCTTATACCCTTCTTCTATTAAGACAGAGGAAAGCATTGCTGTTATAGAGCCTTTTCCATTAGTTCCTGCAATATGTATACACTTAATCTTTTTATGTGGATTACCTAAAATTTCTAGTATTCTTTCCGTTCTACTTAATCCAAGTTTTATACTGAATTTTGATGAATCTTCTATATAGTTCATAGCTTCTTTATAATTCAAATTTTTCGCCCCATTTCATTAAATAAATTTTTATATTAGCGTCTTGTTTTAAACTTTTAACTTATATTTTATTATAATATTTTTTAAAAATCAAAACTTAATGAAAAAATACATCGGTAAAATTACCGATGTATTTTTCAATTACTTCAAGCTATCTATTCTTTGAAGTACAGCTTCATACATTTCTTTATATTTCTTGCCTTTTTCTTTTTCTTCATTAACAACAGCTTCTGGAGCTTTGCTTACAAATTTTTCATTAGAAAGTTTCTTTTCTACTCTTTCTATTTCTTTTTGTAACTTCTCTTTTTCTTTATTTAATCTTTCTAATTCTTTTTCAACATCTACAAGATCTAAAAGAGGCATAAACATTTCAGCACCTTTTGTTACAGCAGCCACCGAATTTTCTGGTGCATCTTCTTTTGAATCTATAAATACAACTTCTGATGCTGATGCTAATTTTTCAAAGTAAACTTTTCCTTCTTCAAAAGCATCTCTTCCTTCTGTTGCGTAAATTGCAACTTTAGCTTTTCTTGAAGGTGGAACATTCATCTCAGCTCTTACATTTCTTAAGGACTTTATAGCTTCTATAATGTAATTCATTTGTTCCTCAGTTTTTGAATCACTTAACTCATTACTATATACAGGCCAAGCAGATGTTACTATTGTTTCTTCTGCATTTGGAAGATTTGTATATATTTCCTCTGTTATAAATGGCATTACTGGATGTAATAATTTTAGTCCTTTCTTTAGAACTTCATTTAATACATTTAACACAATACCCTTAGCTTTTTCATCTTCACCATATAAAACAGGTTTTACAAGTTCAATATACCAATCACAGAACTCGTTCCACATGAAGTCATATGTTTTTTGTGCTGCTATACCAACTTCAAATTTATCTATATTTTCAGTAACTTCTTTAACTACTGTATTAATTCTTGACAATATCCATTTATCTGCTAAAGTATATTCTTTTGAATCCTTATACTTATCCATTAAATCTTTATCAAGATTCATCATAACAAATCTTGATGCATTCCAAATCTTGTTTGCAAAATTTCTAGCAGCTTCTACTTTTTCTTCATAATATCTTATATCGTTTCCTGGAGCATTACCTGTAATTAACATAAATCTTAAAGCATCTGCACCGTATTTTTCAATAACTTCAAGAGGATCAACACCATTTCCTAAAGACTTAGACATCTTTCTTCCTTGGCTATCTCTTACAATACCATGAATTAACACAGTATTAAATGGTATCTTCTTCATGCTATGAAGACCTGAGAATATCATTCTAGCTACCCAGAAAAATATTATATCATATCCTGTAACTAATGTATTTGTTGGATAGAAGTATTCAAGATCTTCTGTTTTTTCTGGATATCCAAGAGTTGAGAATGGCCATAATGCTGAACTAAACCAAGTATCAAGTACATCCTTATCTTGCTCTAAATGTTCACTTCCACACTTTGAACACTTAGTTGGATCTTCTGTAGATACTATTACTTCTCCACAATCCTTACAATACCAAACTGGTATTCTGTGTCCCCACCATAATTGTCTTGATATACACCAATCTTGAATATTTTCCATCCAGTTGTAGTATGTTTTTGAAAATCTTTCAGGAACAAACTTTATTTCACCTTCACGTACAACCTTTATAGCTGGTTCTGCAAGAGGTTTCATTTTTACATACCATTGCTCTGATGTCATAGGTTCAATTGTACTACCACATCTATCATGAGTTCCTACATTATGAGCATGATCTTTTATTTTTACTAAATATCCTTGCTCATCTAAATCTTTAACTAATTCTTTTCTTGCTTCATATCTATCAAGTCCTGAGTATTTTCCATATCCTTCAACAATACTTCCATCTTTATTTAATACAACTATTTGCGGAAGGTCATGTCTTTTTCCTACTTCATAATCATTAGGATCATGAGCTGGAGTTATTTTAACTGCTCCTGTTCCAAATTCTACATCAACATATTCATCTGCAACTATAGGTATTTCTCTATTAACTATTGGAAGCATTAATGTTTTACCTATTAAATGATCATATCTTTCATCATTTGGAT
This region includes:
- a CDS encoding YncE family protein, whose protein sequence is MSKLYVCNTHSDNISVVDIEEFKEDRKIHFESSTFEKVGPHSICKYKDKLLVANIYSNTISIFDKKQERELDSYFIGMNCNDVVVYQNKAYAICGDSNYVVVFNLDTNLIEEEIPCGDFPKSIEINRQKKIILISNFESNSITLIDLEDSNNVKELRVGAYPTKALFTVDGEHIIVCESNMGGDIRGNISVVSLKGLKLFNRILVGKYPVDMYINSSCAFVSNFGEGTVSIVDINNYKEINKINVGGMPSGIIKLGDSIYVGDNYNNLLIKANLIEENKKVISIGGEPTGMTYI
- a CDS encoding TIGR03905 family TSCPD domain-containing protein, translated to MYTYNPKGVCSKEISFEIENNKLKNISFVGGCDGNLKGISSLVDGMDIDTVIKKLRGINCRGKGTSCPDQLAKALEEIKKSENL
- a CDS encoding DNA-3-methyladenine glycosylase, whose product is MDKLNKEFYRRDTIQVAKDLLGKYIVINEDNEKIIAKIVEVEAYLGINDKAAHSYGGRRTERTKVMYEDGGCVYVFQIYGMYNCLNIVTSHKEVPQAVLIRAVEPISNIDKFSFNRFKKKFNELTKYQQKNITNGPGKLCMAMNITKEFNGEDLSLDRIYILDNKEEFQVVSSKRIGIDYAEEAKDYLLRFYIKDNKYVSKK
- a CDS encoding AI-2E family transporter — its product is MWKNKIPYINLIPIFIIIAFIFKAINNIEILAGSFGVILAILTPFFWAFGIAYILNPLMMYFEKKFNFKRNFSILIVFLLLIGFITLTVTIISPAIINNVDQLANNIPTYVRKTQTWFYETITRFNLSNNTTLIQFANKSLSNITNALTTSLNSFLNVALTKAIDITSSFLKMIFGFIISVYILKDKEVFQKNIKDFLYSIFKKKSVDSFLIFGCEVNTIFSQYIIGKSIDSLIIGLLCAIGLGILKTPYVLLISLLVGLTNMIPYFGPFIGMIPAVLITLFSSPIKALWVFIFILVLQQFDGWVLGPKILGDKVGVSPFWIILAITVGGGTFGVLGMFLGVPIIAVIKTLLQKFILKRLNNKNIKST
- a CDS encoding bifunctional folylpolyglutamate synthase/dihydrofolate synthase, with the protein product MNYKEAMNYIEDSSKFSIKLGLSRTERILEILGNPHKKIKCIHIAGTNGKGSITAMLSSVLIEEGYKVGMYTSPYIEEFEERIQISNTKISKEDLAYEITKVYEAATKIIKEGYSYPTQFEIITCAALLYFFEKSVDYAVIEVGLGGRLDSTNVIKPILSVIASISYDHMNILGNDLREIAYEKAGIIKYKVPTVLYPQQENVGKVIEDVCKDKKAELIKVPGDCVEFLSCSDKILNEEERRVQNIIIHTKSQRYYINLSLLGKHQLLNCATAIYAIEKLKELGVLVKDKSIIEGLLKVKWMGRFEILNKKPLIVIDGAHNIDGIKKLKESINTYLEYKNIILILGILADKQVENMVEAITPMAQKVICVTPNSERGEIATELMKVVKKYNKNCEVVESYKDAYRTALKYCEEDDLLLISGSLYMIGDMRKVIVKN
- a CDS encoding valine--tRNA ligase, coding for MAEVNIAKTYDPKEFEDKLYEKWEEKGYFTPEVDKTKKPYTIMMPPPNITGQLHLGHALDGTLQDFLIRTKRMQGYSTLWLPGEDHASIATEVKVEKSLLEQGLHKKEMGREAFLEKVWDWAYKYRDRIKTQYQKLGISADYTRERFTMDEGLNKAVRKVFVDLYNEGLIYKGNRIVNWCPKCQTAISDAEIEYEEQNGHFWHIKYPVVDSDEFLEIATTRPETLLGDTAVAVNPNDERYDHLIGKTLMLPIVNREIPIVADEYVDVEFGTGAVKITPAHDPNDYEVGKRHDLPQIVVLNKDGSIVEGYGKYSGLDRYEARKELVKDLDEQGYLVKIKDHAHNVGTHDRCGSTIEPMTSEQWYVKMKPLAEPAIKVVREGEIKFVPERFSKTYYNWMENIQDWCISRQLWWGHRIPVWYCKDCGEVIVSTEDPTKCSKCGSEHLEQDKDVLDTWFSSALWPFSTLGYPEKTEDLEYFYPTNTLVTGYDIIFFWVARMIFSGLHSMKKIPFNTVLIHGIVRDSQGRKMSKSLGNGVDPLEVIEKYGADALRFMLITGNAPGNDIRYYEEKVEAARNFANKIWNASRFVMMNLDKDLMDKYKDSKEYTLADKWILSRINTVVKEVTENIDKFEVGIAAQKTYDFMWNEFCDWYIELVKPVLYGEDEKAKGIVLNVLNEVLKKGLKLLHPVMPFITEEIYTNLPNAEETIVTSAWPVYSNELSDSKTEEQMNYIIEAIKSLRNVRAEMNVPPSRKAKVAIYATEGRDAFEEGKVYFEKLASASEVVFIDSKEDAPENSVAAVTKGAEMFMPLLDLVDVEKELERLNKEKEKLQKEIERVEKKLSNEKFVSKAPEAVVNEEKEKGKKYKEMYEAVLQRIDSLK